The window GGTTAAATTATGTTTTTGCGGTTTTTCTATAAAAAAAGATAAAATTGGGAAATGTGCCGGATTTGTCTCAATATGTCCGATCATATAATGGAGAATACTTAAAAAATGGTAATGATAATAGGCTTGTTCCATTTGAAAATTCTGTGCCGCCTGAACTTCCGTGTAGCCAATGGACCGATATCCAGTCAGTCTTATGACAAGATAATCAGGATTAAGCGAGGGGTCACTTTCTAAACAGCTAACCAATTCTTGATATATTTGCTTTCCAAGTGAGTCTCTGCTCAATCTGTTATGTGCAAGAAATTGTCTTATCCATAACAAGGTTTCTGTTTTTCTTTGTACCGGAAGATATTTGGACTCACGTTTCTTTAAATTTGAAATAACCTGAACAGCAAGAGATAATCTTTCCCAAAAAACAAGCGATGTTCGTTGATGTTTCCATCCATTCACATGTTTTGGAATCGGCGTTTCGGCTAGTCCCTTTTCCAGTTGCTTTACTCCTTTTTCCGTAACAGCATAATGCTGGGCAGCTTTTTCGATAATCAGCTGTTCATTAGATAACTCTGTAACCATCGTTTCTAATTGCTGCCTACTTATATTCGTTTCTGTTTGAAATAATGGTGCTAAATGAAACAAATGGGCATCCTGAATAGTTTGGGAGGATTTTTTCCCCTGTAATAAATGATAGATTGAATAAATCGTCCGTTCACCCTGTAATTTATGTAAACAGTAAAGAATCATTAATTGGTTAAAGGTCAGCTTCATTTCATCACCATACCATATCTTTTTCTGTCAAATTTAGATAATTTGTTACCAGAATCACTGAAAACTGTCTGAT of the Bacillus tuaregi genome contains:
- a CDS encoding helix-turn-helix domain-containing protein, with protein sequence MKLTFNQLMILYCLHKLQGERTIYSIYHLLQGKKSSQTIQDAHLFHLAPLFQTETNISRQQLETMVTELSNEQLIIEKAAQHYAVTEKGVKQLEKGLAETPIPKHVNGWKHQRTSLVFWERLSLAVQVISNLKKRESKYLPVQRKTETLLWIRQFLAHNRLSRDSLGKQIYQELVSCLESDPSLNPDYLVIRLTGYRSIGYTEVQAAQNFQMEQAYYHYHFLSILHYMIGHIETNPAHFPILSFFIEKPQKHNLTNSTEKTYTLLKQGHSVTDIMTIRGLKKSTIEDHLVELALNVENFTIDAYVSAEKQNLIKQAAKKLQTKQLKQIRSMVGQAGYFEIRLVLAKYGEEL